A genomic window from Candidatus Methylacidiphilum fumarolicum includes:
- a CDS encoding aminotransferase class IV, whose amino-acid sequence MKLPIAFSPGFGVFETLRVENGTAFFVEEHWRSLLESAKTLGLSPKIDFRHGSLHLPKEASGKWRWIVGPREEKEFFEPLPIETKRGFSLEISEVRVGSRNWDSRLKTLSYLSHFQARLSVNADEAILLNEQGHVVSGAMSNIFFVKNNKVFTPSLQTGCRNGVIRQWVMSQIDVAEAHFGPETLQAADEIFLTNSWIGIKPVVRFESKILKKGRITTVLEGLLADTYSLLKKLSSESGIRSQSFNQGREELSDGAR is encoded by the coding sequence ATGAAACTGCCTATCGCTTTTTCTCCTGGTTTCGGAGTTTTTGAAACTCTTCGGGTAGAAAATGGAACGGCATTTTTTGTTGAAGAACATTGGAGAAGTCTTTTGGAAAGTGCAAAAACACTTGGGCTTAGCCCTAAAATAGATTTCCGCCATGGCAGCCTTCATTTACCTAAAGAAGCAAGTGGGAAATGGCGATGGATTGTTGGACCTAGAGAAGAAAAAGAGTTTTTTGAGCCTCTTCCTATTGAAACCAAAAGGGGCTTTTCCTTGGAGATTTCAGAGGTTAGGGTTGGTTCACGAAATTGGGACAGTAGGTTAAAAACATTAAGTTACCTTTCCCACTTTCAAGCGAGGCTTTCAGTCAATGCTGATGAAGCGATTCTATTAAATGAGCAGGGGCACGTGGTTTCTGGAGCGATGAGTAACATTTTTTTTGTGAAAAATAACAAGGTTTTTACTCCCTCTTTGCAGACAGGATGCCGCAATGGAGTAATAAGACAGTGGGTTATGTCGCAGATAGATGTGGCAGAAGCACATTTTGGTCCAGAAACTCTCCAGGCTGCTGATGAAATTTTTCTAACCAACAGCTGGATAGGCATTAAACCGGTTGTGCGCTTCGAAAGCAAGATTCTGAAGAAAGGAAGGATCACCACTGTTCTGGAGGGACTGTTGGCTGACACTTACAGCTTGCTTAAGAAACTTTCTTCGGAATCGGGGATCCGTTCCCAATCCTTTAACCAGGGGAGAGAAGAACTATCCGATGGGGCTCGGTAG